The window ATAAATAATGAATAAACTCACCTATGCTAAACAATTTAGAAACCATTCTAGCCTAGCGGTCAATCGTTAATTCAATATATTCTTATTAAAGTAAAAAATAAAAATATCAACCTTGTAAAATGTTTTAGTTTTTCTGACTTCTAAATTTTTTAATAAAATAACCAAGGACAATAAGCAATATCAGAAAAGGCCAAAATGCTATTAAACCAATAACAAAATTTAGGAAACCTTGCCAGCCATTGTTTATAGCACTAAAGATTTTTGCCAAGAACCCTCCTCTTTGAGATGCATCATATACATATGGAAGTTCTTCATAGAATGATAAACTTATTGTGCTAAGGGATACCTGTTTACTTAAATAATTAAATTGTCCCTGAAGATTTTCTATATCAGTCCGAATCTGGTTAAGTTTATTTTCGATTTCTAGAATATCCTTTATCTCAGTGGCACTTTCTAGAATTTTCAGGTAGCGTTTTTCTAGTAGTTTGTCGTTTTTTATTCTAGTACTTAAGTCATAATAATTTTCCGTTACATCTTTTATTGATGAATACTTGTTTTCAAGGCGATGCCCAATGGTGGAAAAAGTAACAAATAAGCTATCATACACAGTAGATGGAACCCTAATAGTCAACTGGTAACTTATTCTTTCTTTGGTTCTTGATTGATTTTCATGCTCAATATAGGCATCATAACGAGGGAGGAGTTCTCGAATTGTTTGATAATCTTCCACTATGTCCTGCGATTGAAAATTAATTCCTCCAGTTTTAATAGTTTTTTTACTTATCTGCTCTGTTCCTGAAGTTATTGATGGCGGCGGGGGTGGTTGTTCGCTTATAGGTATAGACAATAAATCCTCAAAGGTCTCTTCGTCGGCCACCTCCATTATCATTTCTCCTTCTGGCCTATTACATCCATGAAGCGATAAAATTGCTATTATTAAAAATAACTGTTTCATAAAATTTAAATTTTACAACTTTTCACAAGCAAACCAGCCTAATCATTGAACTAGTTTGGAAGTTTTTTCGGACTTATTAAACTCTTGCCAAAATTTTATTCAAATTTCCATCAATACTTAAATAGCTGATAATCAAAACTATAATTTGCATTTAGAAATATAAAGAGTAAGCAATAAAACGTTGTAATTAAAGTTAACGTTTTATTGCTGCTCAACCAGAGAACTGAATAAAAATCATGTTTTATCCCACCATTTCTAATGTTGGATAAGCACTCCGACCAAAAGCAGCATCAGTACCTATGGAAAAGCAAATGACAACCTTTTATAAGCCGTTTTGTCAGTCTTGACAGGAAATCCTGTAGTTAATTGAATATAAGCCCGTAAATTCGGCCAAGTTGTTTATTTTTGTAATTCATTCTTGCATTGGTTAGATTTTTGTGGGCATTCGAAAGGATTCATTTATCTTTTTGGTCTTCGATTTTCAATCCATCCTGAAGGTAACTTATTATAAATCAAATGGATATTAACTTCTATAAATATCAGGGTACAGGCAATGATTTCATCATGATCGATGGAAGGACATTTTCTTTTGGCCCTGATCCTATACCTTATATTCAGCAACTTTGTCATAGAAAGTTTGGCATCGGAGCTGATGGGCTTATTCTCATTCAGTCCCATGCAGATTATGATTTCGAAATGTGTTATTACAATGCTGATGGATCTCAAAGTATGTGCGGTAATGGGGCTAGGTGTGCAGTAGCCTTTTCCAAATTTTTGGGTATTATTGACCAAAATACCACTTTCCTAGCCATTGATGGTGTACATACCGCAACAATCTCAGGCAATAGTGTTGCATTAAGGATGGGGGATGTGAAAGAAGTACAAAGTATAGATCAAGATTTCTTTGCCAATACAGGGTCTCCACACCACATGCGCTTTGTTGATAAGGTGAATGAATTTGATGTTGTTGGCACAGGAAGAGCAATCAGGAGAGATAAGCAAAGATATCCTGAAGGCACCAATGTAAATTTTATCTCTATTCTTTCGCCTGATACCATTCAGGTTAGAACCTATGAAAGAGGGGTTGAGGATGAGACGCTTTCCTGTGGAACAGGTGTGACAGCTTGTGCATTATTATATGGAGAGCAAAAACAAATGAATAAAATAAATATTCAAACTCCCGGAGGTAATCTTCAGGTTAGTTTTGAGAAAGGCATAAATGGAAATTTCGAAAAGATTGTATTAACCGGGCCTGCTGATCAGGTTTTCAGTGGTACCATCAATGTAGATATTCCTTCAGATGCCATTAATGAATACAATTAAATAGCCTAAGAGAAAAAGTATTTAAACAATATGTTAGAATCAATAGCAAAAGGGTTAGCAAAAGTCTTTGGTACCAAATCGGACCGTGACATAAAAACCTTAAGCCCTGTCGTGGCCTTAGTAAATACGGCCTTTGCCAAATTGGCCAATATTTCTGATGATGAATTAAGAAATGAAACTATCAGGATTAAGGAGATTATTAACGAAGACCTCAAATCATTTGATGATCGAATTTCTGAATTAAGGAAAGAGATTGATCAATTAAATCCGGAGGAAGTTCAAGCCAAGGATGCACTTTTCAACCAAATTGATGCAGTAGAGAAAGAAAGAGATGAAGCCTTGGAAGTAAGCTTGGAAAAAGTATTACCTAGGGCTTTTGCTGTGGTAAAAGAAACTGCTAGAAGGCTTAAAGAAAATGGTAAGTTGACCGTTACAGCCAATTTGCAAGATCAAACCATGGCTGCCTCAAAATCCTATGTAGAAATCGATGGTGATCAAGCTACCTGGAAAAACACATGGACAGCTGCCGGTGTAGAAGTAACCTGGGAAATGGTACATTATGACGTTCAGCTCTTGGGTGGTGTGGCATTGCACCGAGGAAATATTGCAGAGATGGCGACCGGAGAAGGTAAAACCTTGGTTTCTACTTTGCCTGCCTATCTTAATGCACTAGCCGGTAGAGGTGTTCATATCGTAACTGTGAATGACTACCTAGCCAAGCGAGATTCCGAATGGAATGCGCCTATTTTTGAATTCCATGGATTAAAAGTGGACTGTATTGACAAATACCCACCTAATTCAGAGGCCAGAAGAACTGCCTACCAAGCGGATATTGTGTATGGTACCAATAATGAATTTGGGTTTGATTACCTGAGAGACAATATGGCAAGAGATTCTAAGGATCTTGTGCAAGGAAAACATCATTTTGCCATGATTGATGAGGTCGATTCCGTACTCATCGATGATGCAAGAACACCACTTATAATTTCCGGTCCTGTACCCAAGGGGGGAGAGCATGAGTTCTACGAAATGAAGCCTAGGGTTTCTACTTTAGTAGATGAGCAAAGAAAGCTGGTTCAAAACTACCTATCCGAAGCCAAAAAGTTGATCAAAGAAGGAAATGATAAAGAGGGAGGACTTGCATTGTTCCGTGCCTTCCGCGGGCTTCCTAAATACAAGCCTTTGATCAAATACCTCTCTGAGCCCGGAATTAGGGTAATTCTCCAAAAAACAGAGAATTATTACCTTCAGGACAATAAGAGAAACATGCCTGAAGCTGATGAACCTTTATTGTTTACCATTGATGAAAAGTCCAACAGTGTAGACCTTACCGACAACGGTATTGAAGTCATTACCAAGAAAAATGAAGACAATAACTTCTTCATTTTACCGGATATAGGTATGGAAATTGCCGAGCTGGAAAAAAATGACGAAATCGAAGACCACGAAAAACTAGTTAGAAAAGAAGAGATCATCAAAGACTATGGCGTAAAAGCTCAAAGGATTCATACAGTAAACCAACTGTTAAAGTCCTATTGTATGTTTGAGAGAGACACTGAATATATTTTGGTGGACGGCAAAGTAAAGATTGTAGATGAGCAAACCGGTAGGGTTATGGAAGGCAGAAGATATTCTGACGGACTCCACCAAGCCATTGAAGCGAAGGAAAATGTGAAGGTAGAAGATGCCACCCAAACTTATGCCACCATTACTTTGCAGAACTATTTTAGGATGTATCATAAACTCTCAGGTATGACCGGTACTGCAGAAACAGAAGCAGGGGAGTTTTGGGAAATCTATAAGTTAGATGTCATTGTAATCCCAACCAATAAACCTATCCAGCGAAAAGATCACCAAGACAAGGTTTACAAAACCGTCCGTGAGAAATTCAATGCTGTGGCAGATGAAATCAATGAATTAACGGATGCCAATAGGCCCGTACTAGTGGGTACCACCTCAGTAGAAATTTCAGAACTACTGAGCAGGATGCTTACCATAAGAAAAATTAAACATCAAGTACTTAATGCCAAGCAACATGCACGAGAAGCTGATGTTGTAGCGGAAGCAGGTAAAGCCAAGACCGTGACCATCGCCACCAATATGGCTGGTAGGGGTACAGATATTAAACTTACTCCGGAATCAAAAGAAGCAGGTGGACTAGCCATTGTAGGTACAGAAAGACATGAATCAAGAAGAGTAGACCGCCAGCTGCGTGGTAGATCTGGTAGACAAGGAGATCCGGGATCGACACAGTTTTTTGTTTCTTTGGAAGACAACTTGATGCGATTATTCGGTTCAGAAAGAATTGCCAAA of the Cyclobacterium marinum DSM 745 genome contains:
- a CDS encoding DUF4349 domain-containing protein, with the translated sequence MKQLFLIIAILSLHGCNRPEGEMIMEVADEETFEDLLSIPISEQPPPPPSITSGTEQISKKTIKTGGINFQSQDIVEDYQTIRELLPRYDAYIEHENQSRTKERISYQLTIRVPSTVYDSLFVTFSTIGHRLENKYSSIKDVTENYYDLSTRIKNDKLLEKRYLKILESATEIKDILEIENKLNQIRTDIENLQGQFNYLSKQVSLSTISLSFYEELPYVYDASQRGGFLAKIFSAINNGWQGFLNFVIGLIAFWPFLILLIVLGYFIKKFRSQKN
- the dapF gene encoding diaminopimelate epimerase codes for the protein MDINFYKYQGTGNDFIMIDGRTFSFGPDPIPYIQQLCHRKFGIGADGLILIQSHADYDFEMCYYNADGSQSMCGNGARCAVAFSKFLGIIDQNTTFLAIDGVHTATISGNSVALRMGDVKEVQSIDQDFFANTGSPHHMRFVDKVNEFDVVGTGRAIRRDKQRYPEGTNVNFISILSPDTIQVRTYERGVEDETLSCGTGVTACALLYGEQKQMNKINIQTPGGNLQVSFEKGINGNFEKIVLTGPADQVFSGTINVDIPSDAINEYN
- the secA gene encoding preprotein translocase subunit SecA; amino-acid sequence: MLESIAKGLAKVFGTKSDRDIKTLSPVVALVNTAFAKLANISDDELRNETIRIKEIINEDLKSFDDRISELRKEIDQLNPEEVQAKDALFNQIDAVEKERDEALEVSLEKVLPRAFAVVKETARRLKENGKLTVTANLQDQTMAASKSYVEIDGDQATWKNTWTAAGVEVTWEMVHYDVQLLGGVALHRGNIAEMATGEGKTLVSTLPAYLNALAGRGVHIVTVNDYLAKRDSEWNAPIFEFHGLKVDCIDKYPPNSEARRTAYQADIVYGTNNEFGFDYLRDNMARDSKDLVQGKHHFAMIDEVDSVLIDDARTPLIISGPVPKGGEHEFYEMKPRVSTLVDEQRKLVQNYLSEAKKLIKEGNDKEGGLALFRAFRGLPKYKPLIKYLSEPGIRVILQKTENYYLQDNKRNMPEADEPLLFTIDEKSNSVDLTDNGIEVITKKNEDNNFFILPDIGMEIAELEKNDEIEDHEKLVRKEEIIKDYGVKAQRIHTVNQLLKSYCMFERDTEYILVDGKVKIVDEQTGRVMEGRRYSDGLHQAIEAKENVKVEDATQTYATITLQNYFRMYHKLSGMTGTAETEAGEFWEIYKLDVIVIPTNKPIQRKDHQDKVYKTVREKFNAVADEINELTDANRPVLVGTTSVEISELLSRMLTIRKIKHQVLNAKQHAREADVVAEAGKAKTVTIATNMAGRGTDIKLTPESKEAGGLAIVGTERHESRRVDRQLRGRSGRQGDPGSTQFFVSLEDNLMRLFGSERIAKLMDRMGLEEGEVIQHSMITKSIERAQRKVEENNFGVRKRLLEYDDVMNSQREVVYRRRKNALIGDRLELDILNIMYDVCEDLIVMGKSTGDLENLRMNIFSSLGIDQQFTEAELKEKDTTTLTKILFDKAYKSYTRKNEGILNKAMPILKDVHKNRGATVKEIMVPISDGIKQIGVVINLESTLNNDGRDLIRAIEKTVTLAIIDQNWKEHLRDMDDLKQSVQNAVYEQKDPLLIYKFEAFEMFKRFIGKLNDDIVSFISKSDLPKQDPEQVKAAQNQAGAEPKVTASKEEVGNTLGNQGGQKAAVANSRPAVNREPVKPRKSDKVYGRNDRVTVKYANGNLKSDVKYKSVAQDIADAKCVIIED